One genomic segment of Impatiens glandulifera chromosome 6, dImpGla2.1, whole genome shotgun sequence includes these proteins:
- the LOC124941182 gene encoding putative disease resistance protein RGA1 has protein sequence MAEAALISGLLSNLSPLPLIKDQFSLFWSFKKEVQKLSSTLSSISAVLEDAERKKEKDKQTEDWLRKLKDVAYEVRDIMDDCTYEDLRLQVNRRNASSSTRIKVTNSITHPFISTWTRLKVGHKIKDVQEKLNQISSERQTLSLSESIHGKFTSRWRETISLSSCNKVYGRDIEKKKIIDILVNNTSGACVDKKLSVLPIVGIGGLGKTTLAQTVFNDEEISKHFETKIWVCVSDEFDIQLVMKAILEEKAEARSEELQKKVREKLSGKRYLIVLDDVWNENLEEWDQLRSILDCGSNGAFVLTTTRKRNVAKIMETIQHIQISLLSDEDCWLLFEERAFMCGTPKIPNFVDIGKEIAKKCKGVPLVAKTFGGQLGFKSDINEWSKIKDNEIWETQNEESDLLPILRLSYYELPYHLRRCFVFCAIFPKDAEIEKERLIQLWMAHDLIPTVKNQEVEDIGNTIWKELCWRSFFQDEESYGYGIYETCKMHDLMHDLAQSVMKDECYMLNANSSNDGLKREIRHVTAMFDEFVKISAHSLKKIGELQTLIFIDDRDVKNVIEQQISLSVLNKELPTLRVLELGCDYAQYQDLHYLGCLKHLRYLDISDNDEIKTLPDSICDLLNLQTLKLNYCSNLESLPRNTKDLISLRHLYLEECDGLKYMPRGMGQLKHLKTLSRFVIGMKERYCQLDELKELDIGGSLKLKNLGRVSDTSMKRGISMARKTNINELELEWRSDYEDEEGKNTRDEKIGEALEVSTARLKILKIRGYKGVNLSKLVSPTIPSAGVFPNLSMLMISNCPKLGALPPHLKSLKHVEVVGECSDELLYSISNLSALTRLFLIGLGERSVLFGAGYMALMFDDNNEAHLGGGGRSTFQSLQCLNIWDCNKLKRLFDERMISKISGCQNKHFINSLTELSIRYCPELMISVEEFVGNLNINNNSLQRLYLVNCPKLVSSEEADDVIALLRSLRTRLGREKFGVDIRLDWQMNRRVN, from the coding sequence ATGGCTGAAGCAGCTCTAATCAGTGGATTGCTTTCAAACTTGTCACCTCTACCTCTGATTAAGGATCAATTCTCGTTGTTTTGGAGTTTTAAGAAGGAGGTTCAAAAGCTATCCAGCACACTATCTTCGATTAGTGCCGTTCTTGAGGATGCAGAGAGAAAGAAGGAGAAGGACAAACAAACGGAAGATTGGTTGCGGAAGCTCAAAGATGTGGCGTATGAGGTTCGAGACATCATGGATGACTGCACCTATGAAGATCTTCGTCTTCAAGTCAACAGGCGTAATGCCTCCTCTTCAACCCGGATCAAGGTAACCAACTCAATAACCCATCCTTTTATCAGTACTTGGACACGTCTAAAAGTTGGTCACAAAATTAAGGATGTTCAAGAGAAGCTTAACCAAATTTCTTCAGAGCGTCAAACGTTAAGTTTGAGTGAATCTATTCATGGCAAGTTTACTAGTCGTTGGCGTGAAACCATATCTCTTTCTAGTTGTAATAAAGTATATGGGAGAGATATAGAGAAGAAAAAGATTATTGATATTCTGGTCAATAATACTTCTGGTGCTTGTGTTGATAAAAAACTATCTGTTCTACCCATTGTTGGAATTGGGGGTCTTGGTAAAACAACACTTGCTCAAACGGTCTTCAACGACGAGGAGATTTCTAAGCATTTTGAAACCAAAATATGGGTTTGTGTTTCTGATGAATTTGATATTCAATTGGTGATGAAAGCCATCTTAGAAGAAAAGGCGGAAGCACGCTCAGAAGAATTGCAGAAAAAAGTTAGAGAAAAATTGAGCGGAAAAAGATATTTGATTGTATTGGATGATGTTTGGAATGAAAACCTTGAGGAATGGGATCAGTTGAGATCTATCTTGGACTGTGGATCAAATGGTGCGTTTGTTCTTACCACGACACGAAAAAGAAATGTGGCAAAAATTATGGAAACGATTCAACATATTCAGATATCATTGCTTTCTGACGAGGATTGTTGGTTACTCTTTGAAGAGCGTGCATTTATGTGTGGGACACCAAAAATTCCAAACTTTGTTGATATTGGAAAAGAAATAGCTAAAAAATGTAAAGGTGTTCCCTTAGTTGCCAAGACATTTGGAGGTCAATTGGGCTTTAAAAGTGATATAAATGAATGGagtaaaataaaagataatgagATATGGGAGACTCAAAATGAAGAATCTGATCTCTTGCCTATTCTAAGGTTGAGTTACTATGAACTCCCTTATCATTTGAGAAGATGCTTTGTGTTTTGTGCTATATTTCCCAAGGATGCTGAAATTGAAAAGGAGAGATTAATCCAATTGTGGATGGCTCATGATTTAATTCCTACAGTTAAAAACCAAGAAGTGGAAGATATTGGGAATACAATTTGGAAAGAGTTGTGTTGGAGATCCTTTTTTCAAGACGAGGAATCATATGGTTATGGAATTTATGAAACATGTAAGATGCACGATCTTATGCACGATCTTGCCCAATCTGTTATGAAAGATGAATGTTATATGTTGAATGCTAACAGCTCAAATGATGGTTTAAAACGAGAAATTCGTCATGTAACGGCAATGTTTGatgaatttgtcaaaatatcAGCTCATTCTCTTAAGAAAATTGGAGAGTTGCAAACGCTAATATTCATCGATGACAGAGatgttaaaaatgtcatagaGCAGCAGATTTCTTTGAGTGTATTGAACAAGGAACTTCCGACTTTACGCGTCCTTGAACTGGGGTGTGACTATGCGCAATATCAAGATTTGCATTACCTGGGATGTCTAAAACATCTGAGATATTTAGACATTTCCGATAATGATGAGATAAAAACATTACCGGATAGTATTTGTGATCTCTTGAACTTACAGACTTTGAAACTCAACTATTGTTCTAATCTTGAAAGTTTGCCTAGAAATACGAAAGACCTTATTAGTCTGCGGCATCTTTATTTGGAGGAGTGTGATGGATTAAAATATATGCCAAGAGGGATGGGGCAATTGAAACATCTGAAGACGTTAAGTCGGTTTGTGATAGGCATGAAGGAGAGATACTGCCAATTAGATGAATTAAAAGAATTGGATATTGGCGGATCATTGAAATTGAAGAACCTTGGAAGAGTTAGCGATACATCTATGAAAAGAGGGATAAGTATGGCTAGAAAGACGAATATCAATGAATTGGAGTTGGAATGGAGATCTGATTATGAAGATGAAGAGGGCAAGAATACTAGAGAtgagaaaattggtgaagctctAGAGGTTTCAACTGCGAGgttgaagattttgaaaatacgaGGTTACAAAGGTGTGAATCTCTCAAAATTGGTGTCTCCTACTATTCCTAGTGCCGGAGTATTTCCTAATCTATCCATGCTGATGATATCTAATTGCCCAAAGCTAGGGGCCTTGCCACCGCATCTCAAATCACTCAAACATGTAGAAGTTGTGGGTGAATGTTCGGATGAGTTGTTATATAGCATCTCAAATCTTAGTGCTCTCACTCGTCTATTTCTTATTGGATTGGGTGAAAGAAGTGTTTTATTTGGAGCTGGTTATATGGCATTAatgtttgatgataataatgAAGCACATTTAGGAGGAGGAGGACGCTCAACTTTCCAATCTCTTCAATGTCTAAATATTTGGGATTGCAACAAGTTAAAGCGTTTGTTTGATGAGAGAATGATATCAAAGATTAGTGGCTGCCAGAACAAACACTTCATCAACTCTCTCACGGAATTGAGTATCCGGTATTGCCCGGAGTTGATGATATCAGTTGAGGAATTTGTTGGAAAcctcaatattaataataattcactaCAGAGATTGTATCTTGTGAATTGTCCTAAGTTGGTGTCTTCAGAAGAAGCGGACGATGTTATCGCACTCCTGCGTTCCCTTCGAACCAGACTTGGTCGAGAGAAGTTCGGAGTAGATATTCGATTGGATTGGCAGATGAATAGAAGAGTGAATTAG